One genomic region from Terasakiella sp. SH-1 encodes:
- a CDS encoding cytochrome b/b6 domain-containing protein, whose protein sequence is MKSNQKIPTWDLPTRLFHWTLVALFINAYLTFEFGDVNMTYHMWNGYAILTLCLYRLLWGLFGSNTARFSDFIKGPKAVFTYLMSLKDPMPQKFLGHNPVGGLMVIALLLLLLGQGSMGLFTTDEIIVEGPLVFLASSDMVSLAGTLHRLGFWVILACVALHVSAALFYLIFKKENLIRAMVTGNKDAEIVPEGQELKQQSSFKALILLACSAGTVWLALNIWHF, encoded by the coding sequence ATGAAATCCAATCAAAAAATTCCCACATGGGACCTCCCAACCCGCTTGTTCCACTGGACGCTGGTGGCCTTGTTCATCAATGCCTATCTCACCTTTGAGTTTGGTGATGTTAACATGACCTATCATATGTGGAATGGCTATGCGATCCTGACTTTATGTCTCTATCGCCTGTTATGGGGGCTGTTTGGGTCTAATACCGCACGCTTTAGTGATTTCATCAAAGGCCCGAAAGCTGTCTTCACCTATCTGATGTCTTTAAAAGACCCCATGCCGCAAAAATTCCTCGGCCATAACCCGGTCGGTGGCTTGATGGTAATTGCGCTTTTGCTTCTTTTATTAGGGCAGGGCAGTATGGGATTATTCACAACCGACGAAATCATTGTTGAAGGCCCACTGGTCTTTCTTGCGTCATCAGACATGGTAAGTTTGGCAGGAACGCTCCACCGCCTTGGCTTCTGGGTTATTCTCGCCTGTGTGGCCCTACATGTGAGTGCAGCGCTATTTTATCTGATTTTCAAAAAAGAAAATCTCATCCGCGCCATGGTCACAGGCAATAAAGATGCAGAGATCGTTCCAGAAGGACAAGAACTGAAACAACAATCATCCTTCAAGGCCCTAATCTTACTGGCCTGTTCTGCTGGCACGGTTTGGCTGGCCCTCAACATCTGGCATTTTTGA
- a CDS encoding cytochrome c, which translates to MKKLALAACICATAFVGIASTAIAAESNPAIVHRQSIYKVAGGHMGSLKAILFLGGKGDALYHAEAIKGAFDHMGKAYPAGSDVGETKAKPEIWTNMSGFQEKGKAAYGATLGLIEAAKSGDKAAQVEAFKTLGGSCKACHKEFRKK; encoded by the coding sequence ATGAAAAAACTCGCTCTTGCTGCATGTATCTGTGCGACTGCCTTTGTCGGTATCGCTTCAACTGCAATCGCTGCGGAAAGCAACCCGGCAATCGTTCACCGTCAAAGCATCTATAAAGTTGCTGGCGGCCACATGGGTTCTTTGAAAGCTATCTTGTTCCTCGGCGGTAAGGGCGATGCGCTTTACCATGCCGAAGCGATCAAAGGTGCTTTTGACCATATGGGCAAAGCCTACCCGGCAGGTTCTGATGTCGGTGAAACCAAAGCAAAGCCTGAAATCTGGACCAACATGAGTGGCTTCCAGGAAAAAGGCAAAGCCGCTTATGGCGCAACACTTGGCTTGATTGAAGCAGCCAAAAGCGGCGATAAAGCTGCACAGGTTGAAGCCTTCAAAACACTGGGCGGTTCGTGTAAAGCCTGTCACAAAGAGTTCCGCAAGAAATAA
- a CDS encoding c-type cytochrome domain-containing protein translates to MRFILSAAAALTFATSAIAGNIPTHPSFSKDVMPILEKNCKKCHMAGGEGFVASGFSMESHEAIMKGTKHGPVIVPGDASLSNLVRMIEGETDLALKMPHNTRRLEKSDRNIIRRWINDGAKKN, encoded by the coding sequence ATGCGTTTTATTCTGTCTGCCGCTGCTGCCTTGACGTTTGCAACATCTGCAATTGCCGGCAACATCCCGACTCACCCGAGTTTTTCAAAAGACGTTATGCCGATCCTGGAAAAGAACTGTAAAAAGTGTCATATGGCAGGCGGTGAAGGTTTTGTTGCATCCGGTTTCTCTATGGAAAGCCATGAGGCAATCATGAAAGGGACAAAACATGGTCCTGTGATTGTTCCCGGTGATGCGTCTCTCAGCAACTTGGTACGTATGATTGAAGGTGAAACTGATCTGGCGTTGAAAATGCCACACAACACACGCCGCCTGGAAAAATCAGATCGCAATATCATCCGCCGCTGGATCAACGATGGTGCGAAAAAGAACTAA
- a CDS encoding ATP-binding protein — translation MSFRLKTILGIAIIEILLLTLLVVSSINYLKSSNEEQMLNRAQISAQLLATMTAEAVISLDLATLDALVEKTLTNKQIIYIRVRDSAGEVLSAQGPKDILNRVFKEDSTILEAQQDNILDVQHPITIEDDIWGVIELGMSTTQLTGFVQQAREHLLSVAFIEVILVGIFGFLLGGILTRQLKSLQIGAKKVAQGDFGHVIEVKGKDELADTAHSFNEMSLALKKYADDLQDALSRAHEKRFKAESILQDAVSNLSQGVLLFDEDENIILINDAFGKIFDIPQDILQTMKNCTELHQYTIATQTDTVLFPGTSAENSLVSDLPVSKTKDGRYVMHSFKPLSIGGGIRVDTDITQIIETDEKNRKLERDLLQSQKMESIGTLAAGIAHEINTPIQYIGDNLHFMGGSYESLLNLIQTYEGLITEIQEKELKLNALEECFEATEEADLDFIRDEIPQAVQQSVHGVQQVSKIVLAMKEFAHPSRKDKSLINLNEIVERVLIVCKNEWKSLATVDLHLKEGLSTIPAHESDLNQVLLNMVVNAAHAIAEKSKDMGTITIITDETKQHVSLRIKDSGIGISQLHLSRIFDPFFTTKEVGKGSGQGLSISHDIIVNKHGGTIEIETEEGQGTCFIITLPKQ, via the coding sequence ATGTCGTTTCGTCTAAAGACCATACTGGGCATTGCAATTATTGAGATTTTACTGCTCACACTTCTGGTTGTCAGTAGTATCAACTATCTCAAAAGCTCCAATGAAGAACAGATGCTTAATCGGGCGCAGATCAGTGCCCAGTTATTGGCAACAATGACGGCAGAGGCCGTTATTTCACTAGACCTTGCCACATTGGATGCCTTGGTGGAAAAGACCCTGACCAACAAGCAAATCATCTATATTCGTGTCCGCGACAGTGCCGGGGAAGTTCTTTCAGCCCAGGGGCCAAAAGATATTCTGAACAGAGTTTTCAAAGAAGACAGTACAATTCTTGAGGCCCAGCAGGATAATATTCTGGATGTCCAACATCCTATCACCATTGAAGATGATATCTGGGGGGTGATTGAGCTGGGGATGTCAACCACTCAGCTCACAGGGTTTGTCCAACAGGCACGCGAGCACCTCTTAAGTGTTGCTTTTATCGAAGTTATTCTGGTTGGCATTTTTGGTTTCCTGCTGGGCGGAATTCTGACCCGCCAGCTCAAATCCTTGCAAATTGGGGCAAAAAAAGTTGCTCAAGGAGACTTTGGTCACGTGATTGAGGTCAAAGGAAAGGATGAACTTGCCGATACGGCCCATAGCTTTAATGAAATGTCCCTTGCCCTGAAAAAATATGCCGATGACCTTCAGGATGCCTTATCCAGAGCCCATGAAAAACGCTTCAAAGCCGAAAGCATCTTGCAAGATGCAGTTTCCAACCTTTCCCAAGGTGTTCTTTTATTTGATGAAGATGAAAACATCATTTTGATTAACGATGCCTTTGGCAAAATTTTTGATATCCCGCAAGATATCCTTCAAACAATGAAAAACTGTACGGAACTGCATCAATATACAATCGCCACCCAGACGGATACGGTGCTGTTTCCCGGTACATCCGCTGAAAACTCTCTGGTTTCAGACCTTCCTGTTTCAAAAACCAAAGACGGGCGTTATGTCATGCACAGTTTCAAACCACTGAGCATCGGTGGTGGCATACGCGTAGATACGGACATCACGCAAATCATTGAAACAGACGAAAAAAACAGAAAACTCGAACGCGACCTTCTACAAAGCCAGAAAATGGAATCCATCGGGACACTGGCTGCAGGGATTGCCCATGAAATCAATACGCCCATTCAATATATCGGTGACAATCTGCATTTCATGGGGGGCTCTTATGAAAGCCTTTTGAACTTAATTCAAACCTATGAAGGGCTCATTACAGAAATTCAGGAAAAAGAATTAAAGCTCAATGCGCTTGAAGAATGCTTTGAGGCAACTGAAGAGGCTGACCTGGATTTTATCCGGGATGAAATTCCACAGGCAGTGCAACAATCTGTTCACGGGGTTCAGCAAGTCTCAAAAATCGTCCTTGCCATGAAAGAATTTGCCCATCCCAGCCGAAAAGATAAATCTCTGATCAATCTGAACGAAATTGTCGAGCGGGTGCTGATTGTTTGTAAAAACGAATGGAAAAGTCTGGCAACAGTTGACCTTCACCTCAAAGAGGGGCTCAGCACAATTCCTGCCCATGAAAGTGACCTTAATCAAGTCTTGCTTAACATGGTTGTCAATGCCGCCCATGCGATTGCAGAAAAATCCAAAGACATGGGAACAATCACGATCATAACGGATGAAACAAAGCAGCATGTCAGCCTGCGCATCAAAGACAGCGGCATTGGTATTTCACAACTTCATCTTTCCCGTATTTTTGATCCTTTCTTTACCACCAAAGAAGTGGGCAAAGGCAGCGGGCAGGGGCTTTCCATCAGTCACGATATTATTGTCAATAAACATGGGGGAACGATTGAGATTGAAACGGAGGAAGGTCAAGGAACCTGTTTTATCATCACCTTGCCCAAGCAATAA
- a CDS encoding HsdR family type I site-specific deoxyribonuclease, producing MEENRRLHLMMTDGVDIEDHTPDGSLQSKKVWLLDFETTDNNDWAAVNQFTVIEGRNNRRPDIIVFVNGLPLGVIELKNPEDENATIEGAFNQLQTYKKEIHALFRTNLFLVTSDGILARVGSLTADEERFMPWRTTDGMTVAPKGIPELDTLLSGIFEPQRLLNYLRGFVVFDSDGSKLIKKIAGYHQFHAVQKAVLSSLSATDNEGNRKAGVIWHTQGSGKSLLMAFYAGRIIAHSDMGNPTLVIITDRNDLDDQLYKTFAGCKDLIRQTPRQAKNREELRELLAVPSGGVVFTTIQKFSPEKGEDFPVLTERSNVIVMADEAHRSQYGFKAKVKEDSGEIAYGFAKHMRDALHFNSGNSFSFDGHLVEQNGF from the coding sequence GTGGAAGAGAACCGTCGCCTTCACCTGATGATGACTGATGGCGTTGATATCGAAGACCACACACCCGATGGATCATTGCAATCCAAGAAAGTTTGGCTGCTCGATTTCGAGACAACAGATAACAATGATTGGGCTGCTGTTAATCAGTTCACTGTCATTGAAGGACGTAACAATCGTCGCCCTGACATCATTGTGTTTGTGAACGGACTTCCGCTCGGTGTAATAGAACTCAAAAATCCTGAAGACGAAAACGCTACCATCGAAGGTGCGTTCAACCAGCTTCAGACCTACAAGAAAGAAATTCACGCACTGTTCCGCACCAATCTGTTCTTGGTAACATCGGACGGCATCCTTGCTCGTGTAGGTTCTCTTACAGCGGACGAGGAACGCTTCATGCCGTGGCGGACCACAGATGGTATGACAGTGGCCCCTAAAGGCATTCCAGAGCTTGACACTCTGCTTTCAGGTATCTTCGAACCGCAACGCCTCTTGAATTACCTCAGAGGCTTTGTTGTGTTTGATAGTGATGGCTCCAAGCTAATCAAAAAGATCGCTGGATACCATCAATTCCATGCTGTGCAAAAAGCAGTTCTCAGCAGCTTGTCTGCAACAGATAATGAAGGAAACCGGAAGGCGGGTGTTATCTGGCACACTCAAGGCTCGGGAAAGAGCCTCCTGATGGCATTCTATGCTGGTCGCATCATTGCCCATTCTGATATGGGAAATCCGACACTGGTCATCATCACTGACCGTAATGATTTGGATGACCAACTCTATAAGACGTTTGCCGGATGTAAAGATTTGATCCGCCAAACACCACGTCAGGCCAAAAACCGTGAAGAATTACGTGAACTATTGGCAGTACCATCAGGCGGAGTTGTCTTTACGACTATTCAAAAATTCTCCCCTGAAAAAGGCGAAGATTTCCCGGTGCTGACAGAGCGATCCAATGTGATCGTCATGGCGGACGAAGCCCATCGTTCTCAATACGGCTTCAAGGCCAAGGTAAAAGAAGATAGCGGCGAGATAGCTTATGGCTTTGCCAAACATATGCGTGATGCTTTACACTTCAATTCAGGGAATAGTTTCTCTTTTGACGGACACTTGGTGGAACAAAATGGCTTTTAA
- a CDS encoding HNH endonuclease, which produces MEDLSRTCFFCNQEINEKKSLEHIIPNSLLGQMKIKEETLNGVYSSQYSKIKVPAHTKCNNEFGSRYEDHILKLLNDPEGLFNDLNKTDMVGHAIFTPTDDSFGLISTWLGKIFYGLFYNDYLKTNDQDWKEVCYEVISSVNFKIIQNAYEKEYGFSLPSSLYVFQTESDDFDLLTRLHPYTLLLKIKNLVFIICLEDGFLTKSYMGDEGVESLRDTLKKLAIEHPKAPVHHVALCEIMALRLSIPKTPKFVSSNNQIMNMSFMTAVANSDKKYALDQKLYHENRKYVLSEHGIRFD; this is translated from the coding sequence ATGGAAGATTTAAGCAGAACATGTTTTTTCTGTAATCAAGAGATAAACGAAAAAAAGAGTCTAGAGCACATCATTCCCAATTCCTTACTGGGACAGATGAAGATAAAGGAAGAGACCTTAAATGGCGTTTACTCTAGCCAATACAGCAAGATTAAAGTTCCAGCCCATACTAAATGCAACAATGAGTTCGGTAGTCGATATGAAGACCATATCTTAAAACTGCTGAATGACCCCGAAGGGTTGTTTAATGACCTGAATAAGACTGATATGGTTGGACATGCCATTTTCACACCTACAGACGATAGTTTCGGCTTGATATCAACATGGTTAGGTAAAATTTTTTATGGCTTGTTTTATAATGATTATTTGAAAACTAATGATCAGGACTGGAAAGAGGTCTGTTACGAAGTTATTAGCTCAGTAAATTTCAAAATCATCCAAAATGCCTATGAAAAAGAATATGGTTTTAGCCTTCCTTCAAGTCTTTATGTTTTTCAAACAGAAAGCGATGACTTTGACCTGTTGACACGCCTTCACCCATACACACTGTTACTTAAAATAAAAAATCTCGTTTTTATTATCTGCCTGGAGGATGGCTTTTTAACAAAATCTTATATGGGCGATGAAGGGGTTGAAAGCCTTCGGGATACACTTAAAAAATTAGCGATTGAACACCCTAAAGCCCCTGTTCATCATGTGGCACTATGTGAAATTATGGCCTTACGATTAAGCATACCCAAAACTCCAAAATTTGTGTCGTCTAATAACCAAATCATGAATATGAGTTTTATGACTGCTGTGGCTAACTCCGACAAAAAATATGCGCTTGACCAAAAGCTTTACCATGAAAACAGAAAATACGTCCTGAGCGAACACGGCATTAGGTTTGATTAA